tttttatttgatgcaATCTTCCACATAACAATCTAATTTGATTCATTTCATGCCATAAAAATGCTGCGTTGTTATTGTGAAatagttgtaaaataaaaatgttattttgagtatttttttatttttatttgatgtagttttttacatggtatcaaagttaATCAACTCTTTCTCAGGGACTCCGatcccactctctctctttcaatttttctttctttttggtgctcTTCACGGCGATGACTCCTCCAAAGTTCCTGTCGACGTCCTTCCAAACCATTCACTCGCTATATACCTTCATTAGATCTCAGCCTTCCAAGTGTTCTTTCAAAACAATCAACAAACGGATGAGAAGCTTGAAACCCAATCTACACATACCCGCCGGAATCAACCAAAAAGGACCTCTCACGGTTTACTAGCACTTAactattttgagaattttgggtactctttaaattaataaagtttattttttttaaaaaaaagaaaaaagaaaaaagaaaaaatcactgCTATTTCATTGcataaacaatcatacaaaACTAGAACCTAGACAGCCCTAAAAAGCCAGAGACAACTTCTTTGAGTTCAcaatactaaaaataaaatctagaatAAAATAACGCCACACTCGATTAATGCGGTGCAAAATGCCCTCCTTTGCCAAAAGATGAGCCGCCTTGTTAGCCCCCGCTTTGTATGACAGTAACTTCAACTTTGAAAATCATTAAGAACCGCATCAATATCAAGCGTAATTTGCCCATACCTTCGCCAATTTTCATTCCTATTATTAAGGGCATTCACTACAATCAAAGAATCTCACTCCAATATAATATAAGGAAAATCTctatttttacaaaattctACTGCCCTTAACGCCGTAAAAGACTCCGCAATAAAGCTTTACTTCAAATTAGGTTGGAAGAAATTCtttatatttagtttattaaattgacatttatcaaataatttttaaaatatatgcgAGAATTACATTTTCTAAAAGCAgatcaaattaaaattattttaaaagaaaactttgtccgaaattagattattttttaatgctttatccATTCTTATCCTTCttcaactcataaaaaaaaagggggggaaaagAAACAAACTATGCTGTTTGAAAGCCTTTAAAGAAGGAAAGTCCAAAACCACAGaaatttcttcataaaattattttccttttattaaacagaaaaaaatgaaaaagaaaaaaagaaactataTATAGTTTGGTGGATATCATTTACACAGCCCAAGACCCTTATCTATAcgaaatttaaattttcaaatttttttgaaaatatctcAAAGGCAGACTAAAATAGTCTGACGCTTAACTCGCTCACGTACacacgcagagagagagagagagagaatggagagAAGCACACCCGTGAGGAAGACGTCCACAGCGGATCTGCTCACCTGGCCGGAGGCTGCTCCGTCAAACTCTCCGGCCAATGTATACGGCGCTCGCTCTCACCAGGTACTGCTTCTTGATTTCTCCGGTGATAAATGTGCGGTTATGCGCCACACGTATTAATACAAACACTTGTGTATGTGTGTATTCTCAGCCGTCCGATAAAATGAGCAAAGTCCTCCACGGAGATCAACTCACCGACGAAGAAACTCAGAGCCTAGCGAAAAAGTAAGATTGCATTCTATTTTGCGCTCAAAGATTTTCGCTTTTGAgcttaattttcattttgtcTATTCTGAGAAGTTCGTTTTTCACTTGAAACTATTTCTCAAATGCCGCTTTACAATGCAACAATTGCATGcggtatcttttttttttttttgcgttcCTCTATTCTTTTCCGATTGTGCTTTGCTGACTTTGAAGTCAGATCTAACGGATGCTTTCTTGGTTTCGATCTGATTTCGTATCTGTTTCAAATACTGGTTTATTCTATTTAGAAATGCGATTGATAGAATTTTTGTGTCAATTTTTTTGTGTTCCTGATCTGTGTCATAAGTTAAATGCTGAAGCTTCTCTTCTGATTGATCTTTAAATTATAGTAGCTACTacaattttggtaatttttctttttaatatgtaatGTAAACTTGATTACCCCCATGCAGacacaaaaacataaatatatatgtggAAGTGTGAAGAAAGCTTATAAGACTTAACTGCTAGTCTGCTAGAGACGAAGTTATGGGCATATCCGAGTTAGAAATGGTCAAAGTCAGTCATACCCAGCATTTGTAAGAGAACCTATGTAAAACGCACCCGTACAAAGTTCAGTCACTTACCCAGGTAGGTGTGTTTATATGAACTCTCTCACAATTTACTGTCCAACCTAGCAATTTGCTACCCAAATTGCTGGAATCTCAATCCTTAAAAATAGGATCTTGACTAGTGGTATTACTTCCATACTTGAAGATATTGAAGCGATAATAATATACTTAAAATAGGGATTGAAATTGCTGACTGCATAATCCAGAACGAAAAATAGGATAAGATTTTACTAGAATAGCCACTGCCATTTCTGGCATATCAAGATGAGTTTGTTTTAGTACCAAACTTCAAAGTCTCAAAATTTACATGGTAGAATTCCATAGCTAATGCGATGCATGTGTATAAATTAAATCTTTAAATGCAACTCCTCCTTGGACCAAGTAAGAGATGGAATAACATTGCTTGGAGGGAATTAGATACACTTTATGCTTTATGTCATGCCAGATCAGGAAAatgtgaaaaacacaaaaagaaaagagttcaTACAATTTTACATTGTGAAAACTTACTATTAAAGTTCCTTCTTTGCCCATTAGGACCAGAGCAAGCTGCTAGATTAAGTTTTGGTTtgccaaaataaaaagaaaaaaaagaaaaaaaaaaaggattgagCTTGAACCTACTGGTGGCCTACTTTTTTTTGCCCTCATCAGGGTTGAGGTTTGATTCTGCTTAAACATGTTCCTAACTCTGATAGAGTTCACTGTAACCTTCCAACgaatataaagaaataaaggTAAAGCTGAAAAATAAATCTTGCTGCTATAGATTTTCAAGCTTATGCTACATCATCTATGTTTCTTATTGCAAGGTCTGCGGCATTATGATTTCGTATTATGGGTGTCATATATCTAAGTCTATTTGGAACTGTTTCGTGTGTTACTTTCAGGAAGCCATGTTCTGggtataaattaaaagaaattaatggtaGTGGTATATTTGCTGGAAACGGCGTAGATGGTGCATCAGAATCTGATGCTGCTAATCATAATAACAGAACAGGGCTGCGTGTTTATCAGGTATATTAGTGGATCTCATTGGGTTCAGGGTGCAATATGAGCATCTTAGACATCAAAAGTCcatcatgttgtccattctccttctAACTTATATGTTTGAACGTTCAGCAAGCAATGAATGGAATCAGTCAAATTTCATTCAGTACTGAAGAGAGTCTTTCTCCCAAGAAGCctacctctctccctgaggtagCAAAGCAGCGTGAATTAAGTGGGACATTGCAAAGTGAGTCAGATGCAAAGACTAAGAAGCAGACATCAGGTGCCAAGTCTAAGGAGCTCAGTGGCCACGATATCTTTGGCCCTCCTGAAATTGTGTCTCGGTCAGTGGCTGCTGTGCGCACCTTGGAATCAAAAGAAAGTAGAGACATGGGAGAGCCTGCACCTCGAAATGTACGGACGTCTGTCAAAGTTTCAAATGTGAGTATTTTGTGGGCATGACAGTGAATCCttcattgtttttatatttcattcCCCCAAGTATTATAATTTGGATGAGAAGTTAAACAGTGGTCATTGTGCTAGTACTCTCTTCTAATCCACCATGCAGGGTAACTTTGTAGGCTGGGTCTAATATTGAGTTAATGAAGTGTCAAATTTTATGCATTCCTAAATTGCAAGCTTTTGGAATCAAATGTATCTGAATTCCCAAGCTTGTGAAATGTCAGAAGAGGATCCCATGACAATAATTTCAATTGCACTCCTATAATAAATTGAACTCTTTTCATCATGCATAAGAGCTAGATATTCTAATTTGCATTTCTTTCTTTGCTTGAATGTCCATTTTTTgtctttccatccaaattattGCCGAATCGCATCCTTTCCTTGGTTTCTTTCTACCAGTTTTTCTGCTAGATGCAAGACCatttcaactctctctctctctctctctcttgacaACTAAGTTGTACACCTGTAACACCTTTGAGCACAATGTACAAAAGGAGGATGTACAACGgctcttctcctttttttcaaGGGTGATAGTATAAAATTCAAACATCTTCCAAATGGTTATGTTTGTGAATTTTTCATATCTTTGGTTTTCAGCTACACGAActcatgttttatttttgtttgtcaaTTGTACAGCCTGCTGGAGGTCAGAGTAATATTATGTTTAGTGAAGAACCAGCTGGCAAGACATCTAAAAAACTACATACCCAGAAGTTTGCGGAGCTGACAGGCTATGGTATTTTGAAGGGTGAAGTTCCTCCTGGCTCTGCTGATCAAAAGTATATGAGCACGGCTAAACTGAGAGAAATGAGTGGCAGTAACATCTTTGCTGATGGAAAGGCAGAGTCAAGGGACCATTTTGGTGGTGTCCGCAGGCCCCCTGGTGGTGAGAGCAGCATTTCCTTGGTTTAAATTATGAGGCAATGGTGTTTTCTTCATATCCATTTGTGAACTTCTGTGTTGACTGATAAAGCTTCCATGCTTGATGAGGATTAAGATTATTGTACGTTTGAGTGTATGAGTACTGTTTATAACCCATAAATTGTTGGGTTTACCGAAGTCTAGATAATTGGGTTAGCTATCTATTTACCTATGAATTAGGTAATAATTTAGATAACATTTTAGCCTTTGATTGTTCCTTtcgtttttttttgtcttttcaaaacaaaaatattgacGATCTAAAACAGAAAAACTCGCAAAACACTTTATTTTCACCATcactttctcaaataaaaaataaaaaacatcttCTAAAAGGCATTAAGAGATGGAGTCTAAGCATTACATTTTCTATCTACTTGATtgtcaaatataaaataattttggttcAGGTCCTGTTTTATCTGGATAGGAAAGAGGCAAGTGAAATTCACTCTGTTGCTTGCTAATTACgagaattagagaaaagctGCTATTTTCACGAGTGGTTGTGCTAAAAAGATGTATGCTATTTACCAGAAGCATACTCCATATATGTCAGTCAGATGCACGAGCTGGGGCCATGTGAGCTACTTGGAGGTATAAGGAAAGTGCCATGTCATTTTGTGCACGGTGCACGAATAATGCAGAACAACTGCAAGTACCATTTCTTCGATGATCAGATCCaaagataattaattaaaacaacaaTATTCTAGATCCTCTAAAATTACTAGAATATTTTACTatgtatatgtttttaaaaaaacaaaaattaaaa
The Alnus glutinosa chromosome 14, dhAlnGlut1.1, whole genome shotgun sequence genome window above contains:
- the LOC133857366 gene encoding uncharacterized protein LOC133857366, whose product is MERSTPVRKTSTADLLTWPEAAPSNSPANVYGARSHQPSDKMSKVLHGDQLTDEETQSLAKKKPCSGYKLKEINGSGIFAGNGVDGASESDAANHNNRTGLRVYQQAMNGISQISFSTEESLSPKKPTSLPEVAKQRELSGTLQSESDAKTKKQTSGAKSKELSGHDIFGPPEIVSRSVAAVRTLESKESRDMGEPAPRNVRTSVKVSNPAGGQSNIMFSEEPAGKTSKKLHTQKFAELTGYGILKGEVPPGSADQKYMSTAKLREMSGSNIFADGKAESRDHFGGVRRPPGGESSISLV